In Paramormyrops kingsleyae isolate MSU_618 chromosome 11, PKINGS_0.4, whole genome shotgun sequence, the genomic window ttAAGGTGTTCCAAAGTCCAGAAACAAAGCGGAAGCGCAGAGTGATCGATCTCTGCTGTTTATTAGTCGGTTACAGGCTACATTCGCGTAGTTTTTTCAGTCGCTGGTGCAAATACTTATAACATCGCTTGAGAATCGCGGTTAATGCTTTATGCAGTTTTGTGTGTAATAGCTGGAGTACAAAGAAGTTTTCTGTTGTCCCAGGGAATAGAATATTATGTTTTATGCATTTTGATTTCAATGTGGTATTGCATTTTGGGACGCTTTTCCTTTTAAATGCCGTTTATTATTTTAGCTCCTAATCTAATGTTGCTGTTTGGCCGCAAATATACAGCATTCGGCTGTGCATGCACTGCACGGCATTTACAAACCATTTATGTTGTACGACGACCATAAAAGAATTTGTAATTCACTCCGATCTGAACAAGAATACAAACTCTAGATTTATAAATTGTCGTATGTTCAGGTCGAAACGCTCAGGTCTTGTGCGGCGACTCTGGAGAAGCCGTTTGATTCCAGATAGACAGGGGGGCGATGGAAGTAGCAAAACCAGCGAAGGGAGTCGGAACGAACTGTGCGGCAATAACCCAGAAAAGATTTCCAAAACGGAGCTCAGACCGGTGACCCGAGGAGGTTCGACTGTGGAGAACCTTCAGGAAGTATGCACCAGATATCCATCAGAGAGTGGCGGCTCGGGGGACATTTTGGACCAAGATGGGGGTGCCATGTGTCTCATGGAAGAGGGAAGTCCCAGATCGGCACCGGAGAATGAATACAGAACGGTGACGTGCTGTTTGTTCAAAGACCGGGAACACTCGGAACCCAGAACGCCAGATACGGCTCGGGGTAAAGAACCTGCTTCATGCCAATTCATGCTGAGGAACCACGGCTCTCAGGACGCCGCTTCTCCGGGAGCACTGGAGGCAAAGCAGCGCTCTGTCATTGAGCAGGAACTTAAAACCGCCACCTATTCCTTGTTTAAAAGGCTAAAGGGAAAGCCGCTGGATACCCTTTTGGAGGCCGTGGAATCTAAAGGGGGGATGCCAAGCGATTGTGTTATGGTATCGCGGACAGAGCTGCGGCTGGGTGGCCATATGGCACCACCTCAGCTGCTTCTCTGTAAGCTTTACCGTTGGTCCGACCTTCAGCACACGGCCCAACTCAAACCACTTTGCGAGTGCCAGAGCTATGGGGCTTCGGATAGTCCGACGGTGTGCTGCAATCCCTACCATTACAGCCGACTGTGTGGCCCAGGTAAGTTCATGTATTCTGCGTCCCGGGGTCTTGCAAGTGCGGCGGAAATTTCGGGTAATTTTCTCAATTAGATGAAGTCGAGTATGTTGTTCCTATTACTATCGAATGCGTCGCCTGACATATAGTttatattaaagctgtttttGACCGTGAGCGGGAATCTTTCCGGATTAAGTTTTTAGAGACAATCGCAAAGTTTTATCTGCGCTCGATCCTTGTCGCGTGTTGAAGTCCTTCGCAGTACCATGGTAATGACTACTGTGGCATGAAGAGGAGATGCTTGATCGCTTCTCAAGCGAAGATTCAGTAAATGATCAGATTTACAAAATTACAATTAGTTACTgatagtggaaaaaaaacatttagaccCTCTGACATTAGCATGAGCAGATTTAATGTGTTGCAAGACTTATTTACACGGTTCGATTTTTATTGCTAAAATAGACTATGGGAATGTAATAAAATCAAACATTGTGGATATGCAAAAAAAGAATGAGCATACAACCTGTTGTAATCGATTACCAGAAAAACCTAGATTGATTCTAGGTGGACAACTGGATACAGAATACCTCCTTTTATTGATGCCATGTTGATTTGGTTCAGTTAAGCATCTTCTGTTGTACACGTGTCTTAGATAAACGGAAAACTAAACTGTACTGTACCAGCCTTGTTTAACTCTTGTGTCCGAGCCTGCAGTAACTCGTAGAGCTTTCCAGTTTGTCCCCATCCCAACTCCTTTACTTCCTCTGCTATCAGAATAAATGCCATATACGTTCGTATGTAGAAAAGAAATAATACAGTCGCATTGCATGCCTTTTAAACTGCTGCGCGTCTCATGTATGCGCCTCTGCTGTCCAGGTATTCATTTGGGCATCACTGCTTGCTTTATTCTAACGGTGTCCTtatgtctgtctgccttccaAATCCCTCTCGCAAGTGTGAAATGTTCGCTGTTTTGTTCTCTATCAAAACTATGACCCAATTCAGTGCCTAGTCAAAATGTGTTCAGCGTATTGTTATTTATCAGCCTGGCCAATCCTCGACTCAGAAGCGAATACAAGAACAATATTGACATATGCTAGTAATTATCCTAAAAGATAGCGCATGCTAAGAACACATATCAAATCAGTCAGCTGGGGTGCAGAGTGAAAAGTTGTACGTTCAAGCACGTTCAAGGCTAAATATTTAAGTTTAAAGGGGCAATTTGTCAACTTGTATTGAATATGTGATGAAAATCAAGTAAACTGAAGCTATATGTGACGGAACTGAAACAGACTTACTTGGTTTGTTGAGAATTTTCAGAATGGAGTAGTTTTGAGGGAGTCGTGACTGCGCAGTAACGGCGAAGATGCAGTGGCCTTATCTGGACGGGCTCGCGGTCTGCGGCCGGCGGCCAGCCTGAAGGACACAGTTAACCCGCAAATTTGATTTCCTCAGAGTAGAAGCGTAACCTACTTAGGAAGGAGGTGCAGCAGAAGGTGGAAACGCGCATTCGAGGGGCCAGTTTATTTCAGCTGGTTTTGGTGCAACATCAACGCTTTATACATGCAATTTTGTGCACAAGACTGAATGCTGTGTATACACATTTAGCATTAAAGATTACCACTGTAccaaaaaagatttttaaataatttgaatAAGGTAACTGAAGTAACAACTGCTCGTAAAGTGACTAAAATGATGTATTATTTTTTGGTATAAATGAAGAATCTAGAAGACAGAATAATAAATCAACTGTCAGAAAACATAACGCTTGATCCTTTAACTGAGTGGATCTCTTGCTTATTCGATTTCCTTGAGTAATCTATCTGGGTAATTCTTCAAATATAGCGATGAACGCAGGGGGCTGTTTTCCGCAGCCGGCACTAGACTTCTTGGAGCGTCCGTATATGATGACAGCTGCCCATTCTTGTGAAGAAGACGCGGCCCTTTTCTTTTACTGGCGTTACATCGTTCACTTGAAGTTGAGTTGTTATGACTGCTGTTTCGGCAACTCCATTAGCGCCGTCTTTATCTTTTCTCACTCAAACCCAGCCTTACAACTCGACCaaacggtaaaaaaaaaaaaactagacaCCAGCTAGTGCAGCTTTTTTGCCCATCATAATTTCACCAGTTCTCTCTACAGAGAAAAATGTGTACAATTAATTTGACTAACCGTAGCCTTATCTGTTCACCCATTATAGCTTAAATATTTAGAGAGATTATATAGGCTAACATGCATTACGCGTTAAGCCTGTGATTACATGGGCTAGGCCTACTTATTTCAATTataatatttaaactttacccgttatttaaataacaattaaattaaacttgatactaaatactgtaaataaaaagaGACCGAAGCAGCAGTGGCTAGTCCACCAGGTCACGATCCGCCCTTCTTCTATCGTCAAAACGTATAGGCCTACTGTACATTTAAAACCTAAAAGGCTATTTAACTGTTTAAATTTCTTTAAATGTGCAGCATCGGGAACAAACGACTGTAAGTTAGCACATAAATATGCCGCATTGGTGCACGTCTTATTCTTCTATAAATCTTTTGAAATCTGAGTAGTATAATGCTCACATCTGTACTTGATCGAGCTGAATACGTCCTGCAACTAAATGCACTGGTCTTACTGGGAATATAAGTTTACTAAAGTGCGCACGTAACCGTAAGCTTTTCCTATGGAATTTGTCCAGCTGCAAGTGTCTTTACAATGGCTATGTGCCTTActagaaaataaaatgtaccTTTATTTTTGGTGTTAACTATAAGAACGGTTCAACCCGGCTAATGGCGTCATATGCGTAAAAATTCTTCTAATGAATTTATAAAATGGTGGCATGCGTGGTACTGACCGGAAAGCTgacattaaatgttttacagtgtAGTTTTCAGTTTAAACCAGACCCTTGGCATTTTTCGACTACGGTGGAAGTACAGGCCTAGTTTAATTCCACGTTATTGCATTTGTAATACATCAATGGTCCTACTCTAAGAATATCCTATAAATGtggaaaatattattaaagCTCAAAAGCAACGTGAAAGGATTTGATAGGCCTAGTGAACCTGGAATTGATTCGAATCCTAAGCTTCAAATATCTATGCGTGAAATTTGTAAATTGGTGAAGTTTGACTTTCAGCAGTATCGGTCTGCCGGTAACCCTGCTTCTCCCCGGTACTGGCAGGCAGGCGAAGATTTCCGTCTCGGACCGGGCGCCCTGCTGCGGGGGTGCGACCGTCCCGTGACACGCACTCATGCTTAAAAGCCAGCTGTCAAATAGACTGCAAGGAGGCGAAATTAATAATTTCAGATGAACTAATGGATAAGCTTTGGAATGGTCGGGTGTCTAGGGCTGTggtttaaattaattttaatttaataaagacaaaaaaagtTCAACTGACTAGTTTCCCATTCGAACTTTAACGACCACTGGGCGCTTTTAAATTGTATCTCTTACGTGTGCGAGGTTTTTTAGTAAATTACTTTTTTATTGCTTGTAGTAAACTGAAGTTGCCCCATGCAGATTGTTAAAATGTCGTTTAACATATTACGAACTGGTTCGGTTGAGGAAAATGGAGCGACTGGCAAATTAAACGTACTGTGATGTGATATGACCTGTGGGTTAGGAGCGCCAGAAGGATTTAGATGTACGTAAAGCGTCAGCGTTGCCCTTTTCACGTGCAGTCAGAGAGCGCGGAGCCGGACCCTCGGCGCCCAGGCTTGTCCTAACGGAGGCTGCACGCGTTTCCCGTTATTGCTACTGTTGCGCGCCGGTCAGTAGTTTGCATACCATCACTGGCCGCAGGTCGTTAGCGCTCCCTGCACGGTCTGGCCAGGGCTCTCGTTCGGAAATCCCCGCCACTTTACATAGCTGCTTCTGGGTGGGTGTTTCCAGGCtctatcaatcaatcaatcaatcaatcaatctatctatctatccgtCTAGCTTTCTTTATTGATCAGTAAATCTTGAGAAGTACACAGGCATCCAGCAGCGACAAAAATGCACGAAACAGCTCGGATAGGTTAATAGAACGCGGATTTAAATAGACTTAAAGTTTTGCTTCTTTTATTTGCCCAGGCATTATCCCTTTGAAATGAGATCAGTTTCAAGCTGCGCTTTAAAAGCCCCTTTTCCTAAAGAGGTCCCCTCATGCTATTTAGGTGGAGGAGTGGTGATAATATACAGTTTGCATACTCCTGGCGCCAGACTGACTAGCTGTGTATCTGAACGGCTGAGCCTGGATCCCGGCTCTTAAAGAAGCCGCGCCTGTTATGTTCGTGCCCGTCCTTTGGCGAGGTCACTGCCTGCTTTTGACTTTCACTATGCGTTTCTCTGCTTTCGGAATTATTTTCACTTTGTGCTTCGCCTCTATTCACTTGCCCTGAATCGTTTATGATGTATACGGAAGTTTAGGCAAATGAGTGTAGTGCAGTATAttcaattacattttattattgtgtgtttttatttgattatttgGCTCATAATGAAAAGTTAGCTAAACGAATAGTGAAAAACAGTTGATTCCAAACAACCCAGTCGTTTTCCTTTGGCGCCACTCCAGTAGTTCTGCTTTGTATTtagtttttaatattaaaaatgtggCTGCTGCAAGTCAGAGCACACGAGGTTCTTGGTTCATATACTGGAATGCTCATGTTTTGGGAAATGTGTGCCGCACAGATAACATGTTTGTTTCAGTGGTTTGTTTGACCTCTTGACTTCATGTTTGTGTCCATTTATGAACCAAAACTTGAGAAATGGCAAATGTTGCGTCTTCAGTCCTAGAGAAAGCACAGCACTGCAGCAGCGAAAATATGAAAACCGGCTATAACGCTCTGCTCATGAAAGCTGAGAagacttaaaaacaaaaacacaaggcAGATTTCCTAATGTCATATTATTGACCAACTTCAGAAAAATGAGATTGGTAGTAAAGGAAAATGGAAAGTGGCGGCTGAAATGGCTAATGGTGACAGGGTGACATACTCAGTCCGCAGATGGGTCAGTGTGTCTCCGTGTTGCCGTGTGCTTCACGCAGCCGGAGGATTAGCGCAGTCCTGCTGGTGTTGTCCTTCCCCATTTTGatattaaaacttttgtttgGCTTTGCTTCATAACTCCATTAATAGCAGCTTAATGGCAAAATAAAGGCAGAAATCCATGTAAATAACATGCATATTCTCTTTTGGTAACAGTAAATATTATTTACTCTAGAATCTGTTCCTTTTTCAGATGCTTCTATTTACTGTGTATGTTTTGTTGAAAATTCCAGCCCAGCTGATTGAAGTGAAGGTCCCCTCACATTCGGGACAGTAACTGAAACCATAACGATGCCACATTGCCTCTGTTTTCTCAGTTATGTCCTGGAGAAAGTACGGTTCATCCAAATATAGTTCATGCACAAATGAATCATCATAATCTGAAAAACAAACTCCAGTGCAGCATTCTTAGGACGCACTCGAAAAGTGTGTATCTTCAGTGACCTGTGATAAGGGAGACCTTGGCCTTATCATCCCGACTTCTAGGAGGACCTTTTGCCttcttttttcctgtttttgcgATTAATGGTGCTGTAAAGATGGCAGTAACAGCCAGCCTGTTTTCCCTGAGTACTgcactcattttttttttctcttgtcaGCCACTTTTATATTCATTACATGAGTAACAGGAAGTCTGAGACGGCTCCAGACACCTGATTTTAACTTGGGCAAAGGGTTTTCCATCTGTGATGCTGTGATTCCTCCCATTGGTTTTTGTTTAAACCCGAGCACTGTGGTGCAGGTATTATGGGGTGGCTGCTAGCTGCGGGCTCTgattatgtctgtgtgtcttgaCCCTATTCACTTAACACTTGCATAATTTTCCATTGCAGTATTTTTCAGTCACATGGTTGATGTCACGCAgatacatttacacatttagcagacactttcatccaaagtaACAAGTAAGGCAAATGGCACATTATCAACATATGTGCAATCAAGGAGTATACTAAGTGTAAGTAGGATGACCGCCCAGGTACAGCgtaagcagtattggagcaggagATACACAAGAGCGTCTAACAAAACAAGAACCTAATAACGCTATTGAAGTACCAAAAATGTCATATAAAACATTCAGGGACCGTAGAGTGGCTTCATGCTTGCAGAGCCTAGTAGTAGATGTGCGTAACGGGACAACTTGAGAAGATTATTgtcatcatttcatttcattgctTTTTGCATGATTATATTTTCACAACTTTGACCAGAATGAGTGGCTGGATGGGCGGGTCTCTCATCACACATCTACAGATGTagaccagaggtggacatttcaggtccagaaagtaaaaatccagaccaacattttatttcaaccaaccagctgagtatgtaggctgtgtccgaattcaggggctgcgACCTCCTAAGGATGCGTCGGAGGGCTGAATGTGACGGCGGTGCGACAAGGTCCCATTTTGAAGGCGCATTCAAATGCAGCCTAGAAGCgcgttatttttttttgccacaatCCCAAGATACATTCAACCTTCAAAGGACGCAGCTTACAAAGGCTACATAGACCACGTCctttgaaggatgcagcccctgaatttggacacagcCAAAGAGTCACAGCCATAGTCAGAGCactcaactgtttggttgaaacaaaatcttggactgaatttttactttctggacctgaaatgtccattGCATGAAATGTGGGCTTCAGCCCCGTATTTTACTCACTTGCGACATCGGCGCATCTTAAGGGGACATTAGTCTGTGACTCTGGACACATGGTGGTTCCTGACGCAGGTGTTTTCTGTTCCAGAGTCGCCTCCACCCCCCTACTCCAGGCTGTCCCCCACTGAAGAGATCAAGCCACTGGGTAAGTCCCGAGTGGGTCACCAAGCTCCGCCCCCCGCGTGATGGAGAACCAGGTTTCCTGAGACATCCAGCACCTATAAAATAGGGAAACCCGACCACGGTGTGGGTCGACGGACAATTTTGCTTTGCCATGCTTGAATGAATAAAGACATTCAGGTCTGTAGATGTTCCCAAAGCCCAGCTGCAGGTGGTAAAGGGGTCCCTGCTATTTATCACTCACTCTTGGGTTCATGGTTACACTGCTAGGAGTTTTGGGTACCAGGGTCTGTTACTTACTCACCCCATGCTGGGACGGTGAGCATTAAAGCTATATTTTGGCCCAGGTgctattccccccccccagagaatgGATTTATTGATCACGATTTCATTTGCTACAAATTTAAAGAGTAGAAGTTAGACATTTTTACACCAttcctccccccctccaccagaGGTATTGAAAACAGACACGGGGATCCATAATAACTGCACTGCTCTGTGGAGTGAAGAGTATGTTTCTCTCTCCTGATTCGACTTGACGTGTCTCCTTTTGCAGATCTGTCCGATTCAACATTGTCTTACACTGAAAGAGAGGCTGCCTGCTCCCCCTATGTCTTGCCGGGCGACTTCTCAGGTGAGTGAGCCGGCAGCGTCGTCTTGTGGGAGCAGCAGCCTTTGGAAAACACGGGTGATGCTGGCGAGCTGAGCTGCTGGGGTGGGGTCTTGCTTATTAGTCTATTCTGTAGAAAGAGGTCATGTCGCTCTGCTAGCGCAGCTCAGTGGGAACCGCAGGCCCTCTGCAGATGTACTTTGCTGGAGTCTCTCTTGACCCAAGGTAACTATGACTCATTCATCCACCATTCGCTGTGCTGGCCTCTGCCAGCATTTTCGGTCTCGGAGGGATGTGGGAGCTCTCACTGCGGACGCCGTCGGCTTCTGGGTGAACTGGATAAGGTGCTGAGCGCTGCACTGGGGCACGGCGGAATCTGACGAGCGTGGCATGCCCGCTGCCAACACGAGCAGGGAGATCACAGATGTTTCTACTAGGCCAGCGTGCGATTATTAATGAGCCCcctggagggagggggaggggggacagctGGAGACCAGCGTGATTGGACCCTAACGTTTTTTGCCAGATTAGTAGGATGGCAGTTTGATAAGCTCTTTTCAAGTCATTTCAAGTACGATTATCGGGATTCCAGGTTTCTGGCATATGAAGGCCACAATCTGTACTTGATTCAGTGTGATGCAAAAGTAACGTTCAGTGTGTGCGGTGACAGGGTACAGTAGAGTGAGCGTACTGTAcgctttgcaataataccaagCAGGGATTTGGAATTGATTAGTTGTAACGAATAGGGATGTTCTGATCTGTGCTAAGTCCAAGTCTCTTCCTGCACCTGCCACCGCCATGACTCGTCTGGCCTTGaaaggtgggggaggggcaccaGCGCCGTGTCGCCTCCCCGCAGAGAGACGGACCTTGGCATGTACGGGAAGCTTTCTGCTGTTTAATGCCGCCTTGTGCTCCAGCTGATTAAAGACTATGGAAACGGGTGGGAgctcggagacacagagggtTCATTGTGGGGGGGGCCTGGCGCAGCGGCTCGGCACGGGGGCCACCGCAGCCATCGCCGCGGCCACAAAAATCGCTCTCCTTGCCTTGTTTTTCTTTCGAAAATATTTGAGTGGGATCAAAATGAAATTGGATCTGCAAACCCGCCCCCCTGTCCCCCTGACCcgctgaatccccccccccagtccagcTTGGGGTGGGCCCAGGAAAACTTGGCCACTTCTGCAATAGGGGTTTGCCGGATAGAAACAGACCTTTCGGATGAATTATTCTCTGGGGTTGGCAGTCATGTGATGAGCTGCAGACCCGGGTTTGAGCCACAGCAGCGGGGGGGTGATTCCCTCCCCTTTCCTTACGGTCCTCACATTGTACAGGCAGGACGTCCTGGGTGGGTAGGGAAGGGATTATCCGTAGAGAAGGAGTAAATCTGACTCTGCGGCAGATGATTTTAGGTCAGCTCGCTCCAGTTGCCGCAGGATGCCAAACTCCCCAAGCATATACCCTTTTTTCAGGCTAACAAGTAATCTGTCTTCTTGCTGTCCCATCAGGGGAGGAAGGAGCGATCGTTCCACCCCCCTGGATTTGTTGACTCGGAATGTCCCGACGGAAAGGCGACTGATAAAACGTTACGATTTCCAGAAAGCGAGCGCCAGTCCAGATGCCTGGGCTGTCGACAAACGACTCCGCTCGCTTAATCGGAACCAGAAGGCCTGCCCGAGCGAGAGGTCCGGTCTCTGGTGGAGGGTGGGTGTGAATGGCGGGGGATCCCCACCGGCGCGGGGAGGGACGGTGACACGGACTCCGTGTTTCTCGGCCTTCCCCGCTGGCCGCCTGGATAATGCACTTATTATTTAGGATCTCATTTAGCTTGGAGAAGAGATCCGGAGATGACAAGCGGGGTGGATTCCACACACCCCTCCGCAGCACGCCCGTGCCCCACCCTCTGCCCTTGGCTTGCTTAAGTGCTTGGAAAGAAAAGATCAATTTAATGGGAGTCGTATGTGtggtcccccccacccccatccaggAACTAGTTAAGCTCTTAAAAGCGAGGCTAGGGGGCATGTGGGGGTTAGCCAAATGTGCAGCAGTGGATAGCAGGCGAGAGCTGCTTTAATAGCCCACTCCCCACATTCCTCTTGCCCCTGTCAAACAGTGGCCTAAGGTTTGAACTGGGCCTTTCTGAGGGTTAAACTCCTCCCCTCTATCGCAGGACCTGGTCCTCGCAAAACTGAGGGAATTCTGCGCACCTCGGTTACAAAATCTCTCAAATTATTTAGAATCTGCTGGCGAGTCTGGAATGTCTTTCTGTCACAGGCGAGCTTCTCCCCAGGCGTGTTAGATGAATTGTGGTCGCCCCGACACTGTCCTCCTCACTGTGAGCACGCAGTGAGACGGCCCTTTGAAATTCCCGATGTCAGTAGAGTAGATCCTCTCCCTCACACTTAGAGATTTGCACCCTCATTGGACTCATCTCTGGTGGGGATGAATCCATCTGTAGGAGGGAACTTCTGCAGCCAGAGTAATCTGAAGCTCAAAGCTCTAaagcaaggtttctcaacccagtcctcggggaccaccagacggtccacgtttttgctctctcccaattggcagggaattgggagaaagcaaaaacatggaccgtctggtggtccccaaggaccgggttgagaaaccctgctcTAAAGGCAGCGGAGATGGTAGCGGACTTCAGGTGTAACACGCCCCACCCCCATCACTCTCCATGAATCGCCGGTTAACAAAGTGGAGTCCTTCCATTTCCTGAGCATCCTCACCTCCCAGGACGGCAGCAGAAGAAGTTCAGTCTGCCAATGATGGTGCACTTTCACACAGCCATTactgagtccatcctcacctgctccaCCGCCGTCTGGTACGCTGCCACTGCCCAGGACCAGGACAGACTGCAGCCTATCATCCGCTCTGCAGAGAAAGTGATTGGCTGCAATCCGCCATCCCTACAGGACCTACACGCCTGCAGACCTCTGACGCGCGCAGCAAAGATTGTGGCCGATTCCTCCCATCCTGGACATGGACTGTTCAAAAAAGCTGCCCTCTGGCAAAACACTCGTGTCTGTCAATACCAGCACCACACTCCTCAAAAACAGCTTATTCCCTTCAGGAGCTGAACTCATCAACAAGCCCCCTGACCCCCGCTGATACAGTCCCTGCCTCTGCCACCCCCCACTCACTCTAAACCCATCTTTTTCATCTTTTTCACCTGCTGGACGTCATATATTGTCATACTTTTATATTCCAATATTCAATATACCTCTGTTCCCTTTACTGTTCTTATAATTCTTGTTAGCATATCATGCAGCTCTGCtctattttattcatttattattttatttctacttatgtttttcttcatttatgTTCTTTGTTCGTCTGTGGTGTCTGTGAGTGTAATGCTGCCAAAACAAGTTCCTAGTACTTCCAGCTGTACCTGGCCAGCAGGGAGCCCTGTGATGCTGATTCAGATATTGCTGGGAATTCTGCTGCCCTGAATCTTTACCCTGCTGCTAGTGCAAAGATATCACCCTAATAATGAAAATGTGAAACACTCATCATTATTTTGGCCTGTGGATCGAGTCTTTCTGTAGACATAATCTCAGCCTCTAGTAACAAACTTTTGGCAATGTTGTGCAGGAAGGTCGATGGCATGACCTTCTTGGGTAGCTTTAAATGTTAATCGCACAGTTTACGTAAAAATTTCAGGTATAAAAAGGCAGCCAAACTGAGTTGCTTAGTTTGGCTTAGGTCGTGGCAGttcactcgggggggggggggggtgggtggcatTTGTGCCCTCTGCAAGATTTCGGATCTTCATTGAGGCAGACAGGTGAGACCGACGGCAGATCGCATGGCGGACATACAGACGGAAAAGTCTTCCAAATTTAAATCGACAAATGGAAAGGCGCTCCTTAACGGAGCAACCCACTGACTGACGGGGGGAGGCCGATTCACAACAGTGCGGGAGATATGACTCGCGTGCCTGACAGTAGGAATCAGTCAGCAGcaaagcatatttttttttaccttgatgtattattttattttgcttttgaaGGAGGGGCAATGTACACACCCCACCCCTCATACGCTTTTGGATTGGGCCGTcggggagtggggagggggcacgTAGCCCTTTGTGCGTGTGTCAGGGGCCGGGGGGTCGGCAGCCGCGAGGTGGCAAGTGACCGGGCATCGTCTGTCCGGGATGTGTGCTGGTTTGACAC contains:
- the smad6b gene encoding mothers against decapentaplegic homolog 6b, with amino-acid sequence MHCTAFTNHLCCTTTIKEFVIHSDLNKNTNSRFINCRMFRSKRSGLVRRLWRSRLIPDRQGGDGSSKTSEGSRNELCGNNPEKISKTELRPVTRGGSTVENLQEVCTRYPSESGGSGDILDQDGGAMCLMEEGSPRSAPENEYRTVTCCLFKDREHSEPRTPDTARGKEPASCQFMLRNHGSQDAASPGALEAKQRSVIEQELKTATYSLFKRLKGKPLDTLLEAVESKGGMPSDCVMVSRTELRLGGHMAPPQLLLCKLYRWSDLQHTAQLKPLCECQSYGASDSPTVCCNPYHYSRLCGPESPPPPYSRLSPTEEIKPLDLSDSTLSYTEREAACSPYVLPGDFSDASMSPEAPKQSHWCSVAYWEHRTRVGRLYAVYKHSVSIFYDLPQGTGFCLGQLNLEQCSSSVRRTRGKIGYGILLSKEADGVWAYNRSEHPIFVNSPTLDAPGCRSLVVRKVMPGFSIKVFDYDRSCLLQGAVEPGCLDGPFDPHSVRISFAKGWGACYSRQFITSCPCWLEILLNNHR